From a region of the Desulfuromonas sp. KJ2020 genome:
- the trmB gene encoding tRNA (guanosine(46)-N7)-methyltransferase TrmB has product MTQRVIEITSESFLTEPMLARGEDISSFFDNAQPLCLEIGCGIGDFITQLAARHPERNYLAIDIYNKGCYKTCKKIDQAGLKNVRVMRSEARYLLANFIPKESLEAIYINCPDPWPKKRHRSRRLLNEAFLQMVLLYLRPGGELNFATDFQDYAEDVAATIAAMDGYTNCQTESLSTARPGYPVSKYMRRFLDQGLPIYFVHYRKRPDWTIADTEVRLSQGFRLKWEQVENG; this is encoded by the coding sequence ATGACGCAGCGCGTAATCGAGATCACCTCCGAATCCTTCCTCACCGAGCCGATGCTCGCCAGGGGGGAGGACATCTCTTCTTTTTTTGACAACGCCCAGCCCCTCTGTCTGGAAATCGGCTGCGGCATCGGCGATTTCATCACGCAGCTGGCTGCCCGCCACCCGGAGCGCAACTACCTGGCCATCGACATCTACAACAAGGGCTGCTACAAAACCTGCAAAAAAATCGACCAGGCCGGCCTCAAAAACGTCCGCGTCATGCGGTCCGAGGCCCGCTACCTGCTGGCCAATTTCATCCCCAAAGAGAGCCTTGAGGCCATCTACATCAACTGCCCCGACCCCTGGCCCAAAAAACGCCACCGCTCCCGTCGACTGCTGAACGAAGCTTTTCTGCAGATGGTCCTCCTTTATCTTCGCCCTGGCGGGGAGCTGAACTTTGCCACCGACTTTCAGGATTACGCCGAGGATGTCGCCGCCACCATCGCCGCGATGGACGGCTATACCAACTGCCAGACCGAATCTTTGAGCACGGCGCGCCCCGGCTATCCCGTTTCCAAATACATGCGCCGCTTCCTCGATCAGGGCCTTCCCATCTATTTCGTGCATTACCGCAAGCGGCCCGATTGGACCATCGCCGACACGGAGGTGCGCCTTTCGCAGGGATTTCGCCTGAAGTGGGAGCAGGTGGAGAATGGCTAG
- a CDS encoding c-type cytochrome translates to MRDFAPTKRGFVLLLCLLLLPALTGADEGTARRLINAQGCKGCHSLEGSGGNRGPALDGVGRRLTADQIERQLLNPKARNPDSIMPRMTHLSAENLKALVDFLSSRK, encoded by the coding sequence ATGAGAGACTTCGCCCCGACCAAGCGCGGGTTCGTCCTGCTACTATGCCTGCTTTTGCTGCCGGCCCTGACTGGGGCTGACGAGGGCACCGCCCGCCGGCTCATCAACGCCCAGGGCTGCAAAGGGTGCCACAGCCTGGAAGGGAGCGGCGGCAACAGGGGACCGGCCCTCGACGGGGTGGGCAGACGCCTGACGGCCGACCAGATCGAGCGGCAGCTCCTCAATCCCAAAGCCCGCAACCCCGACTCCATCATGCCGAGAATGACACATCTCTCGGCGGAGAATCTCAAAGCCCTGGTCGATTTCCTGTCCAGCCGCAAATAA
- the aroF gene encoding 3-deoxy-7-phosphoheptulonate synthase yields the protein MLIVMDHNATDQQIDAVKKAIEAMGLRAEPIPGSLRTAIGVLGNQGYVDDTSIRELPGVRETIHVSKPYKMVSRDFHPVSTVVKVGDIAIGDGHPPVIIAGPCSIETEEQMLAAAHLVKAAGAHILRGGAFKPRTGPHSFQGLGVDGLKYLRQAGDAAGLPVITEVMRIEQLEPVCRYADVLQIGARNMQNFDLLKEVGKLKCPVLLKRGMSATLEEFLAAAEYIVAEGNDQVILCERGIRTFERATRNTLDLSVVPLIREMSHLPIIVDPSHATGKRSLVPVMAKAALVAGAHGLMIEVHPEPEKALCDGAQSLAGPGFSQLMEEIRRLQQFLDA from the coding sequence ATGCTTATCGTCATGGACCACAATGCCACCGACCAACAGATCGACGCCGTCAAAAAAGCCATCGAGGCGATGGGCCTGCGGGCCGAACCCATTCCCGGCAGTCTGCGCACCGCGATCGGCGTGCTGGGAAACCAGGGTTATGTAGACGATACCTCCATCCGCGAACTTCCCGGCGTACGCGAAACCATCCATGTCAGCAAACCATACAAGATGGTCTCCCGCGATTTTCATCCTGTTTCGACGGTCGTCAAGGTCGGTGACATCGCCATTGGTGATGGGCATCCGCCCGTCATCATCGCCGGCCCTTGTTCCATCGAGACCGAGGAACAGATGCTGGCCGCCGCCCACCTGGTTAAAGCTGCCGGTGCCCACATCCTGCGCGGTGGGGCGTTCAAGCCGCGTACCGGTCCCCACTCCTTTCAGGGGCTGGGCGTCGACGGGCTCAAATATCTGCGCCAGGCGGGTGATGCGGCCGGACTGCCGGTCATCACCGAGGTCATGCGGATCGAGCAGCTCGAACCCGTCTGTCGCTATGCCGATGTCCTGCAGATCGGCGCCCGCAACATGCAGAACTTTGACCTGCTTAAAGAGGTCGGCAAGCTCAAGTGCCCCGTGCTGCTCAAGCGCGGCATGAGCGCCACTCTGGAGGAGTTCCTCGCCGCCGCCGAGTACATCGTGGCCGAGGGGAACGATCAGGTCATCCTCTGCGAACGCGGTATCCGCACCTTTGAGCGAGCCACCCGCAACACCCTGGATCTTTCCGTTGTTCCCCTCATTCGGGAGATGAGCCACCTGCCGATCATCGTCGATCCCAGTCACGCCACGGGAAAACGCTCGCTAGTGCCGGTCATGGCCAAGGCCGCCTTGGTGGCTGGCGCCCACGGTCTGATGATCGAGGTGCATCCCGAACCGGAAAAAGCCCTGTGCGACGGGGCCCAGAGCCTGGCCGGGCCGGGTTTCAGCCAGTTGATGGAGGAAATCCGTCGCCTGCAGCAGTTCCTTGACGCCTAG
- a CDS encoding metallophosphoesterase: MKRKKTPKSPTKGLSRRRFLQWTGLGLGGAALGNAFVREPTALQIERVDIPLPKAPAGTRVRIVQLSDTHIGPFRPYFRRVAEAANALQPDIILLTGDYIEESRNLPGALEFLQLLQAPAGIFAVQGNWEYWARIEGEPLRRQFKKIDITLLINQREDVQAGGIELSLLGLDYPSRESDFLALQEQADPRRANLLLSHVPAFNHEKLDGRLDLICCGHTHGGQVRLPFLSPLYLPRYTGGFVSGLYRVGPTATPLYVNRGIGTSLLPVRFLCRPEITLFDLVGTARN; encoded by the coding sequence GTGAAGAGAAAAAAAACACCCAAAAGTCCGACAAAGGGGCTGTCCCGGCGACGGTTTTTGCAGTGGACAGGGCTGGGTCTGGGAGGAGCAGCCCTGGGCAACGCCTTTGTGCGCGAACCGACAGCCCTGCAGATCGAGCGGGTGGACATCCCTCTGCCCAAGGCGCCCGCCGGCACCCGAGTGCGGATCGTCCAACTCTCCGACACCCACATCGGCCCGTTTCGCCCCTACTTCCGCCGGGTGGCCGAGGCCGCCAACGCCCTGCAGCCGGATATCATCCTGCTCACCGGCGACTATATCGAGGAAAGCCGAAACCTGCCTGGGGCGCTGGAGTTTCTCCAACTTCTGCAAGCACCGGCCGGCATCTTCGCCGTACAGGGAAACTGGGAGTACTGGGCGCGCATCGAAGGAGAGCCCCTGCGCCGCCAGTTCAAAAAAATCGACATCACCCTGCTCATCAATCAGCGGGAGGATGTGCAAGCCGGGGGGATTGAGCTGTCGCTGCTGGGACTTGACTACCCTTCCCGCGAGAGCGATTTCCTGGCCTTGCAGGAGCAGGCAGACCCCCGACGGGCCAACCTGCTCCTCTCTCATGTGCCGGCCTTCAACCACGAAAAACTGGATGGCCGCCTCGACCTGATCTGCTGCGGCCATACCCACGGCGGTCAGGTTCGTCTGCCGTTCCTCTCCCCCCTCTACCTCCCCCGCTATACGGGCGGCTTTGTCAGCGGCCTGTACCGCGTCGGCCCCACCGCCACCCCCCTTTACGTCAATCGAGGCATCGGCACCAGCCTGCTTCCTGTCCGCTTTCTCTGCCGGCCGGAAATCACCCTCTTTGACCTGGTCGGTACGGCCAGAAACTAG
- a CDS encoding FprA family A-type flavoprotein, producing the protein MNQAREICPGVYWTGVKNPDLQVFDELFPTRQGTTYNAYLVKGKDKTALIDTVKEEFSDEYFDILSSLIGTEKIDLVVVNHTEPDHTGALEELVRRHPEIEIYCTRAADNFLKQLIDIPLKTQVVAEGDEIDLGGRTLRFILAPNLHWPDTMFTYLPEEEILFSCDAFGAHFCGDGLYDDEVGDFSGEYRFYFDTIMRPFKEKIREAVSKVVSLPIRLVCPSHGPLRRQGAKESIDGYARMAAPPADEGLRALTLTLSPHGNTRTMAAAVRRGLEEFGIKVVELALYEAEEGEIRDELEQADALLMATPTINRDAPPPVWKALSLLSTVTPRGKVAGVFGSYGWSGEAVKLVEDRLAGLKYTLPEEGIHFRFKPTEADVQACQEFGRKIGRYLIEHHKTD; encoded by the coding sequence ATGAACCAAGCACGTGAGATCTGCCCGGGCGTCTACTGGACCGGCGTGAAAAATCCTGACCTGCAGGTGTTCGACGAACTTTTTCCCACCCGCCAGGGGACGACCTACAACGCCTACCTGGTCAAGGGCAAGGACAAGACCGCCCTGATCGATACAGTCAAGGAAGAATTTTCCGACGAATATTTCGATATCCTTTCCAGCCTTATCGGTACGGAAAAGATCGACCTGGTGGTGGTCAATCACACCGAACCCGATCACACCGGCGCGCTGGAAGAGTTGGTGCGGCGGCATCCCGAGATCGAGATCTACTGCACTCGCGCTGCCGATAATTTTCTCAAGCAGCTCATCGATATTCCCCTCAAGACCCAGGTGGTGGCCGAGGGGGACGAGATCGATCTGGGCGGGCGCACGCTGCGCTTCATCCTCGCCCCGAATCTGCACTGGCCCGACACCATGTTTACCTATCTGCCCGAAGAAGAAATCCTTTTCAGCTGCGATGCCTTTGGCGCCCATTTCTGCGGCGACGGCCTCTATGACGATGAGGTCGGGGATTTCTCGGGCGAATATCGCTTCTACTTCGACACCATCATGCGCCCCTTCAAGGAGAAGATCCGCGAGGCGGTCAGCAAGGTGGTTTCCCTGCCCATCCGTCTGGTCTGCCCGTCCCATGGCCCCTTGCGCCGGCAGGGAGCCAAAGAGTCTATCGACGGTTACGCCCGCATGGCGGCTCCCCCGGCAGACGAGGGACTGCGCGCGCTGACCCTGACCCTGTCTCCCCACGGCAACACCCGTACCATGGCCGCCGCGGTACGTCGAGGGCTGGAAGAGTTCGGGATCAAGGTGGTGGAGTTGGCCCTCTATGAGGCCGAGGAGGGCGAAATCCGCGATGAACTGGAGCAGGCCGATGCCCTGCTGATGGCGACGCCGACCATCAATCGCGATGCGCCGCCGCCGGTTTGGAAGGCCCTCTCCCTGCTTTCCACCGTAACCCCAAGGGGGAAGGTCGCCGGTGTTTTCGGTTCCTACGGCTGGAGCGGAGAAGCGGTCAAGTTGGTGGAGGATCGTCTGGCCGGTCTTAAATACACGCTGCCCGAAGAGGGGATTCACTTCCGCTTCAAGCCGACGGAGGCCGACGTGCAGGCCTGTCAGGAATTCGGCCGCAAAATCGGGCGCTATCTGATCGAGCACCATAAGACCGATTGA
- a CDS encoding alanine/glycine:cation symporter family protein produces MSTVNGFVWGPVMLAFLVGTGVYLSFRLGFLQFRQLPRALRLVFKKPDGEALEGDISPFQALTTALSATIGTGNIAGVATAIFLGGPGAIFWMWVCALFGMATKYAEAVLAVKYREHLPDGTMQGGPMRYIAEGLGLKWLGWIFALFGSIAAFGIGSMVQSNSVALALEDAWGVSPLASGIVLAVLTGIVIIGGIRRIGKVTEKLVPIMGVFYVAGALLILVLNADKVPGAFALIFSHAFAPASAAGGFAGAAVSAAIRFGVARGVFSNEAGLGSAPIAHAAAKTKSPVRQGLIAMTGVFFDTIVVCSMTALVILSTGVWTSGATSSALTQAAFNAGMPGPGGLIVTIGIAVFAYSTMIGWAYYGEECIEYIFGMKARTPYRYIFCLVIALGAVQKVGFVWDFSDTMNGAMAIPNLIGLIGLSGVVVKVTREALSEPEKYL; encoded by the coding sequence ATGTCCACCGTCAATGGATTTGTCTGGGGCCCGGTGATGCTGGCTTTTCTGGTCGGCACCGGCGTCTATCTGAGTTTCCGTCTCGGATTTCTGCAGTTTCGTCAGTTGCCCCGGGCACTGCGGCTGGTCTTCAAAAAGCCGGACGGCGAGGCCCTCGAGGGGGACATCTCGCCCTTTCAGGCGCTGACCACCGCCCTGTCGGCGACAATCGGCACCGGCAACATCGCCGGGGTGGCCACCGCCATCTTTCTCGGCGGTCCCGGCGCCATCTTCTGGATGTGGGTCTGCGCGCTGTTCGGTATGGCCACCAAATACGCCGAGGCGGTACTGGCCGTCAAATACCGCGAACATCTGCCCGACGGCACCATGCAGGGCGGCCCCATGCGGTATATCGCCGAAGGGTTGGGTCTGAAGTGGCTCGGCTGGATTTTTGCCCTTTTCGGCAGCATCGCCGCCTTCGGCATCGGCAGCATGGTGCAGTCGAACTCGGTGGCCCTGGCCCTTGAGGATGCCTGGGGGGTCTCGCCCCTGGCCAGCGGCATCGTCCTGGCTGTGCTGACCGGTATCGTCATCATCGGCGGTATCCGCCGCATCGGCAAGGTGACGGAAAAACTGGTGCCGATCATGGGCGTTTTCTACGTGGCCGGCGCTCTGCTTATCCTCGTTCTCAATGCCGACAAGGTTCCCGGGGCTTTCGCTCTGATTTTCAGTCACGCCTTCGCCCCGGCCTCGGCGGCGGGAGGTTTTGCCGGCGCCGCTGTCTCCGCCGCCATCCGCTTTGGCGTGGCCCGGGGGGTTTTCTCCAACGAGGCGGGCCTGGGCAGCGCCCCCATCGCCCACGCCGCCGCCAAGACCAAAAGCCCGGTCCGGCAGGGACTCATCGCCATGACGGGGGTCTTTTTCGATACCATCGTCGTCTGCTCCATGACCGCCCTGGTCATTCTGTCTACGGGCGTCTGGACCAGCGGCGCCACCTCCAGCGCTCTGACCCAGGCCGCCTTTAACGCCGGCATGCCCGGCCCCGGCGGGCTCATTGTCACCATCGGCATCGCCGTTTTCGCCTATTCGACCATGATCGGCTGGGCCTACTACGGCGAGGAGTGCATCGAATATATTTTCGGCATGAAGGCTCGCACCCCCTACCGTTACATCTTCTGCCTGGTCATCGCCCTCGGCGCCGTGCAGAAGGTCGGCTTCGTCTGGGACTTCAGCGACACCATGAACGGCGCCATGGCCATCCCCAACCTGATCGGTTTGATCGGTCTCTCCGGGGTGGTGGTGAAGGTGACCCGTGAGGCTCTGAGCGAACCGGAGAAATACCTCTGA
- the priA gene encoding primosomal protein N': protein MAAPLDKTLAYRVPAALAPAIRVGVRVRVPLGRRQATGYLLAVQEGKDDGLKEIAEILDREPLFSQELAAFYLRAADYYLYPPGEAVRTALPAGLSGRGTDVAVLRERIYLPLEQEGQPAGGRQREILDYVRRQGRATLTGIRGQFPSPYAPLARLVALGFVREDEAEKVRDPFLAAPVPADVPVEPSSDQAEALEAIEGALEAGGFAPFLLHGVTGSGKTEVYLRAIARAVALDRTALVLVPEIALTPQLVGRFRARFRDGGPVIAVLHSGLSDGERYDAWRAIARGEVSIVIGARSALFAPLANLGIIVVDEEHEASYKQGEGFRYNARDLALMRAQMSQATIVLGSATPAVTTCHRALEGQMGYLRLTGRVSERSLPAVELVDMRGEALTGALSSSLASALEGNLEKGEQSLLLLNRRGFSPYLLCADCGATFRCPNCEITLTYHQGARQLRCHYCDYHLTPPDLCPSCRGGAILPEGTGTERLEEELRGLFPQARIARMDRDTMGRKGAHGQLVSRMEAGEVDILVGTQMVAKGLDFPGVTLVGVVNADSTLNFPDFRCAERTFSLLTQVAGRAGRGEKAGRVLIQTYSPEHYALACAANHDYGDFFEQEIGFRQELGYPPFGYLANLVLAGNEAGKVQSAADTLALALSEMAGPVEVLGPAPCPLSRLRGKTRVQILLKSPQRPPLRRLLHRLAVMRHKVGAGVLLSIDVDPLDML from the coding sequence GTGGCCGCCCCCCTCGATAAAACGCTCGCCTATCGGGTGCCGGCGGCACTGGCGCCGGCGATCCGGGTCGGGGTGCGGGTGCGGGTGCCACTGGGACGGCGGCAGGCCACCGGCTATCTGCTGGCGGTGCAGGAAGGGAAGGATGACGGGCTCAAAGAGATCGCCGAAATCCTCGATCGCGAGCCCCTGTTCAGCCAGGAGTTGGCGGCCTTTTACCTGCGGGCGGCGGACTACTACCTCTACCCGCCGGGCGAGGCCGTGCGCACGGCGCTGCCGGCCGGGTTGTCCGGGCGTGGGACCGATGTGGCCGTGCTGCGCGAGCGGATCTATCTCCCTCTCGAACAGGAGGGGCAGCCTGCGGGCGGACGCCAGCGGGAGATTCTCGATTATGTTCGTCGGCAGGGGAGGGCGACTCTGACGGGTATCCGGGGGCAGTTCCCTTCCCCCTATGCGCCTCTGGCCCGCCTGGTCGCACTGGGCTTTGTCCGGGAAGACGAGGCGGAGAAGGTGCGCGACCCTTTCCTCGCCGCCCCTGTCCCCGCCGACGTGCCCGTAGAGCCTTCCTCCGATCAGGCCGAAGCCCTGGAGGCGATCGAGGGCGCCCTTGAGGCCGGCGGATTCGCGCCCTTTCTGCTGCACGGCGTCACCGGCAGCGGCAAAACGGAAGTCTACCTGCGGGCCATCGCCCGGGCCGTGGCGCTCGACCGCACCGCCCTGGTACTGGTGCCGGAAATCGCTCTGACTCCCCAGCTGGTCGGCCGTTTTCGGGCCCGTTTCCGCGACGGCGGTCCGGTCATTGCCGTGCTGCACAGCGGCCTCTCGGACGGCGAGCGCTACGATGCCTGGCGGGCCATCGCCCGTGGGGAGGTGTCGATCGTCATTGGCGCCCGCTCCGCCCTCTTTGCCCCCCTGGCGAACCTCGGCATCATCGTGGTGGACGAGGAACACGAGGCCAGCTACAAGCAGGGGGAAGGGTTTCGCTACAACGCCCGCGATCTTGCGCTCATGCGGGCGCAGATGAGCCAGGCGACCATCGTGCTGGGCAGCGCCACCCCGGCCGTCACCACCTGTCACCGTGCTCTGGAAGGTCAGATGGGGTATCTGCGCCTGACGGGGCGGGTGTCGGAGCGCTCGCTGCCGGCCGTCGAGCTGGTGGACATGCGCGGCGAAGCCCTGACCGGCGCCCTCTCGTCGTCTCTCGCCAGCGCCCTCGAGGGCAATCTGGAAAAGGGGGAGCAGTCCCTGCTGCTGCTGAACCGGCGCGGGTTTTCCCCCTACCTGCTCTGCGCCGATTGCGGCGCCACCTTCCGCTGCCCCAACTGCGAAATCACCCTTACCTATCACCAGGGTGCTCGCCAGCTGCGCTGCCACTATTGCGACTATCACCTGACGCCCCCCGATCTCTGCCCCTCCTGCCGGGGCGGTGCCATCCTGCCCGAGGGGACAGGTACCGAGCGGCTGGAAGAGGAATTGCGCGGCCTCTTTCCGCAGGCTCGCATCGCCCGCATGGATCGGGACACCATGGGTCGCAAAGGAGCCCATGGGCAGCTGGTGTCCCGCATGGAGGCCGGCGAAGTCGATATTCTGGTCGGCACCCAGATGGTCGCCAAGGGTCTCGATTTTCCCGGCGTGACCCTGGTGGGGGTGGTCAACGCCGATTCAACCCTCAATTTTCCCGACTTTCGCTGCGCCGAGCGCACCTTCTCTCTGCTCACCCAGGTGGCGGGGCGGGCCGGGCGGGGTGAGAAGGCGGGGCGCGTTCTCATCCAGACCTATTCTCCCGAGCACTATGCCCTGGCCTGCGCCGCCAACCACGATTATGGCGACTTTTTCGAACAGGAAATCGGCTTTCGTCAGGAGCTGGGCTATCCCCCTTTCGGCTATCTGGCCAACCTGGTTCTCGCCGGCAACGAGGCGGGCAAAGTGCAGAGCGCGGCGGATACCCTGGCTTTGGCTCTATCCGAAATGGCCGGGCCGGTCGAGGTTCTCGGTCCGGCTCCCTGCCCGTTGTCCCGTCTTCGCGGCAAAACTCGCGTTCAGATTCTGCTCAAATCCCCCCAGCGTCCCCCCCTGCGCCGCCTTCTGCACCGACTCGCCGTTATGCGGCATAAAGTCGGGGCGGGCGTCCTTCTCTCCATTGATGTCGATCCTCTCGATATGCTGTGA
- the gdhA gene encoding NADP-specific glutamate dehydrogenase, which translates to MTKLDEKVEPMFQEVLKRNPGETEFHQAVREVIESLGPVLVKHPEFGHHKIIERICEPERQIIFRVPWQDDKGEVHINRGFRVEFNSALGPYKGGLRFHPSVYLGIVKFLGFEQIFKNALTGMPIGGGKGGSDFDPKGKSDDEVMRFCQSFMTELYRHLGEYTDVPAGDIGVGGREIGYMFGQYKRITNRYESGVLTGKGLDWGGSLVRPEATGYGATFFVNEMLKARKDSFDGKICSVSGSGNVAIYTIEKITELGGKVVSCSDSNGYIYHEAGIDLDLVKQLKEVERRRIKDYTNYHKDAKYVAGGNIWQIPCQVAMPSATQNEINGKDAALLVKNGCIAVGEGANMPTTPEGVKVFLDAKIAYGPGKAANAGGVATSALEMQQNASRDAWSFEFTEKKLEDIMVNIHRLCYETAEEYGEPGNYVVGANIAGFIKVAKAMVAMGLI; encoded by the coding sequence ATGACCAAGCTGGACGAAAAAGTAGAGCCTATGTTTCAGGAAGTCCTCAAGCGCAACCCCGGCGAGACCGAGTTTCACCAGGCTGTGCGGGAAGTCATCGAATCCCTCGGCCCCGTGCTGGTCAAGCACCCCGAATTCGGCCACCACAAGATCATCGAGCGTATCTGCGAGCCCGAGCGTCAGATTATCTTCCGGGTGCCCTGGCAGGACGACAAGGGCGAGGTTCACATCAACCGTGGCTTCCGCGTCGAGTTCAACAGTGCTCTGGGCCCCTACAAGGGCGGCCTGCGCTTTCATCCTTCCGTTTATCTCGGCATCGTCAAATTCCTCGGCTTCGAGCAGATTTTTAAGAACGCCCTGACCGGCATGCCCATTGGCGGCGGCAAGGGCGGCTCCGATTTCGATCCCAAGGGCAAGTCGGATGATGAAGTCATGCGTTTCTGCCAGAGCTTCATGACCGAACTCTACCGCCACCTTGGCGAGTACACAGACGTGCCCGCTGGTGATATCGGTGTCGGTGGCCGCGAAATCGGCTACATGTTCGGCCAGTACAAGCGCATCACCAACCGCTATGAGTCCGGCGTGCTCACCGGCAAGGGTCTTGATTGGGGCGGCTCCCTGGTGCGTCCCGAGGCTACCGGCTACGGCGCCACTTTCTTCGTCAACGAGATGCTGAAGGCCCGCAAGGATTCCTTTGACGGCAAAATCTGCTCGGTTTCCGGTTCCGGTAACGTCGCCATCTACACCATCGAGAAGATCACGGAGCTTGGCGGCAAGGTCGTTTCCTGCTCCGACTCCAACGGCTATATCTACCACGAGGCCGGCATCGACCTCGATCTGGTCAAGCAGCTCAAGGAAGTCGAGCGTCGCCGCATCAAGGATTACACCAATTATCACAAGGACGCCAAGTACGTCGCTGGCGGCAACATCTGGCAAATCCCCTGCCAGGTGGCCATGCCCAGCGCCACCCAGAACGAGATCAACGGCAAGGATGCTGCCCTGCTGGTCAAAAACGGCTGCATTGCTGTCGGCGAAGGCGCCAACATGCCCACCACGCCGGAAGGGGTCAAGGTCTTCCTCGACGCCAAGATCGCCTACGGTCCCGGCAAGGCGGCCAATGCTGGCGGTGTGGCCACCTCTGCTCTGGAGATGCAGCAGAACGCCAGCCGCGATGCCTGGTCCTTCGAGTTCACCGAGAAGAAGCTCGAGGACATCATGGTCAACATTCACCGCCTCTGCTACGAGACGGCCGAAGAGTATGGCGAGCCCGGCAACTACGTGGTCGGCGCCAATATCGCCGGCTTCATCAAGGTGGCCAAAGCCATGGTCGCCATGGGTCTCATCTAA